A genomic segment from Rhinatrema bivittatum chromosome 19, aRhiBiv1.1, whole genome shotgun sequence encodes:
- the TRMT1 gene encoding LOW QUALITY PROTEIN: tRNA (guanine(26)-N(2))-dimethyltransferase (The sequence of the model RefSeq protein was modified relative to this genomic sequence to represent the inferred CDS: deleted 1 base in 1 codon) translates to MEGVQQELQGPLEGDSLCSQPAACASVPGNDSSMLKPGETVITEGKAKIIFPSANEVFYNPVQEFNRDLTCAIVTEFARLQMLTKGIQICVPGEELVQKVLVDLSEQPEEKPEAAAEEEKEKKAVVAGEKCEDGLRILEGLAASGLRSIRFALEVPAVHGIVANDSSSQAVELMKRNVEFNGVGQLVTPSLADARMLMYQRRERKDRFDVIDLDPYGSPATFLDAAVQAVGEGGLLCVTCTDMAVMAGNSGETCYSKYGAMSIKAKYCHEMALRIILHSLDLRANCYQRYIAPLLAVSVDFYIRVFVRVFSGQAKVKACASKQAFVYHCTGCGTHHLQRLGKSVSHGNSLKYSAGSGPPVGTNCEHCRQRHQVGGPIWAESMHDLDFVQGVLKAVRSNPGRFKTSDRIQGVLSMVLEELADVPLYYTLDNLSSIIHCNTPSLLQFRSAVLHAGYRVSLSHACKSAIKTDAPAAVIWDIMRSWEKNNPVKRERLSTTSPAFHILSTEPSLRACFDVRDDANPASRKRGLKRFQENPEANWGPKARAKAGGGISASLEEKRKQHQNKRKEQAQDPGCLKSFPCKRFKQGCCARGDGCCYSHAPEEEEEETPLTTERR, encoded by the exons ATGGAAGGGGTTCAGCAGGAACTGCAGGGTCCCTTGGAAGGGGATTCTCTCTGCTCTCAGCCAGCAGCCTGTGCTTCGGTGCCAGGCAATGATAGCTCTATGCTGAAGCCAGGGGAGACGGTGATCACCGAAGGGAAAGCCAAGATTATATTCCCCAGTGCCAATGAGGTGTTCTACAACCCCGTCCAGGAGTTTAATCGAGACCTGAC ATGTGCTATCGTCACGGAATTCGCTCGTTTGCAGATGTTGACAAAGGGAATTCAga TTTGCGTGCCAGGGGAGGAGCTGGTGCAGAAGGTACTGGTGGATCTCTCGGAGCAGCCGGAGGAGaagccagaagcagcagcagaggaggagaaggagaagaaggcAGTAGTGGCTGGAGAGAAGTGTGAG GATGGGCTGAGGATCCTGGAGGGGCTGGCCGCTTCGGGGTTGCGCTCCATCCGCTTTGCCCTTGAGGTCCCCGCCGTCCACGGCATTGTGGCGAACGACTCTTCCTCCCAGGCTGTGGAACTCATGAAGAGGAACGTTGAGTTTAATGGTGTGGGGCAGCTGGTGACCCCCAGTCTTGCGGACGCCAG GATGTTGATGTATCAGCGCAGGGAGAGGAAGGACAGGTTCGACGTCATCGACCTCGATCCCTACGGGAGCCCCGCGACGTTCCTGGACGCTGCAGTGCAAGCAGTCGGCGAGGGAG GTTTGCTGTGTGTCACGTGCACGGACATGGCGGTGATGGCCGGGAACAGCGGGGAGACCTGCTACAGCAAGTACGGGGCCATGTCCATCAAAGCCAAATACTGCCACGAGATG GCGCTGAGGATTATCCTCCACAGCCTGGACCTGCGTGCAAACTGCTACCAGAGGTACATCGCGCCGCTGCTGGCGGTCAGCGTGGACTTCTACATCCGGGTCTTCGTGCGGGTCTTCAGcggacaagccaaggtcaaagCTTGTGCCAG CAAGCAGGCCTTTGTGTACCACTGCACGGGATGCGGAACTCACCACCTTCAGAGGCTCGGCAAGAGCGTCAGCCATGGCAACAG TTTGAAGTATTCAGCAGGGTCAGGACCCCCGGTGGGAACCAACTGTGAGCACTGTCGCCAGCGGCACCAG GTGGGCGGCCCCATCTGGGCAGAGTCCATGCATGACCTGGATTTTGTGCAGGGAGTCCTGAAGGCAGTGAGGAGTAACCCAGGCCGCTTCAAGACTTCGGACAGGATTCAAGGGGTGCTGAGCATGGTGCTGGAG GAGCTGGCTGATGTCCCCTTGTATTACACCCTGGATAACCTCAGCAGTATCATTCACTGtaacaccccctccctcctgcagTTCAG ATCCGCCGTCCTCCACGCTGGCTACAGAGTCTCTCTATCCCACGCCTGCAAGAGTGCCATAAAAACCGATGCTCCTGCCGCCGTCATCTGGGACATCATGAGAAGCTgg GAGAAGAATAACCCGGTGAAGAGGGAGCGCCTGTCCACCACCAGCCCGGCCTTCCACATC CTCAGCACGGAGCCCAG CCTCCGCGCCTGCTTCGACGTCAGAGACGACGCCAACCCCGCGTCCCGGAAACGGGGCCTAAAACGCTTCCAGGAGAATCCCGAGGCCAACTGGGGTCCTAAAGCTCGCGCCAAGGCCGG GGGAGGGATCTCCGcctccctggaggagaagaggaagcaGCACCAGAACAAGAGGAAGGAGCAGGCCCAGGATCCAGGCTGCTTGAAGAGCTTCCCTTGCAAGAGGTTCAAacag GGCTGCTGTGCACGGGGCGACGGGTGCTGCTACTCCCACgcacctgaggaggaggaggaggagaccccGCTCACGACAGAGAGGAGGTGA